From the genome of Bubalus bubalis isolate 160015118507 breed Murrah chromosome 2, NDDB_SH_1, whole genome shotgun sequence, one region includes:
- the LOC123332201 gene encoding uncharacterized protein LOC123332201 isoform X2 has translation MRKRGGTEARSHGGPRPLPGIQNTFYFHHGCPLFNYSGDFEEHSGIHFIILKVFIEETSNLSHMAQEETGYSLGDRKPLGGENIALKEAEISSPRSHLDLETNGFLCAARHSCEPSQEGAGGPIPVSPAGSVISAKLLHPSALSRANQMLWEPPWLLHHREAALELEAVLGLSAAGPFFPTVCLRFLQECHSYQHTSKDQTRVTSHPACPGVSWLHH, from the exons ATGAGGAAAAGAGGTGGGACTGAAGCGAGGAGTCATGGAGGACCCCGACCACTGCCAG GTATTCAGAACACATTTTACTTCCATCATGGCTGCCCCTTGTTTAATTATAGTGGTGACTTTGAAGAACATTCTGGAATACATTTTATTATCCTAAAAGTCTTCATTGAGGAAACCTCCAACCTATCACATATGGCCCAAGAGGAGACTGGTTACTCCCTCGGTGATAG AAAACCTCTTGGAGGAGAGAACATTGCTTTAAAGGAGGCTGAAATCTCCTCCCCTCGCTCCCACCTGGATCTGGAAACCAACGGATTCCTATGCGCTGCACGGCACAGCTGCGAGCCCTCCCAGGAGGGTGCGGGAGGCCCGATCCCAGTGTCACCCGCTGGCTCTGTGATCTCTGCTAAGCTTCTTCATCCTTCTGCTCTGTCACGTGCAAACCAAATGCTCTGGGAGCCACCCTGGCTTCTCCATCACAGAGAGGCAGCATTAGAGCTGGAAGCTGTTCTTGGACTGAGCGCTGCAGGTCCCTTCTTCCCGACAGTGTGTCTCAGATTTCTACAGGAATGCCATAGTTACCAGCACACGAGTAAGGACCAGACCAGGGTAACCAGCCATCCAGCCTGTCCAGGCGTTTCCTGGTTGCACCACTGA
- the LOC123332201 gene encoding uncharacterized protein LOC123332201 isoform X1 → MTQDGGGTDSRAVPSLEPGLYSSLHLAIGKTEALPASRWIGRCLAHAFKVTLLKHLRGKRDWPVLEKAAKSQYTATILGLAITLKPLGGENIALKEAEISSPRSHLDLETNGFLCAARHSCEPSQEGAGGPIPVSPAGSVISAKLLHPSALSRANQMLWEPPWLLHHREAALELEAVLGLSAAGPFFPTVCLRFLQECHSYQHTSKDQTRVTSHPACPGVSWLHH, encoded by the exons ATGACTCAGGATGGAGGGGGTACTGACAGCCGTGCTGTTCCCTCCCTGGAACCTGGGCTATATTCTTCCCTCCACTTAGCGATTGGGAAAACCGAGGCCTTGCCAGCATCCAGGTGGATAGGCAGGTGTCTAGCCCATGCTTTCAAAGTAACACTCTTGAAGCACCTACGTGGCAAGAGAGACTGGCCTGTCCTGGAGAAGGCTGCCAAGAGCCAGTACACAGCCACAATTCTAGGCTTGGCCATAACACT AAAACCTCTTGGAGGAGAGAACATTGCTTTAAAGGAGGCTGAAATCTCCTCCCCTCGCTCCCACCTGGATCTGGAAACCAACGGATTCCTATGCGCTGCACGGCACAGCTGCGAGCCCTCCCAGGAGGGTGCGGGAGGCCCGATCCCAGTGTCACCCGCTGGCTCTGTGATCTCTGCTAAGCTTCTTCATCCTTCTGCTCTGTCACGTGCAAACCAAATGCTCTGGGAGCCACCCTGGCTTCTCCATCACAGAGAGGCAGCATTAGAGCTGGAAGCTGTTCTTGGACTGAGCGCTGCAGGTCCCTTCTTCCCGACAGTGTGTCTCAGATTTCTACAGGAATGCCATAGTTACCAGCACACGAGTAAGGACCAGACCAGGGTAACCAGCCATCCAGCCTGTCCAGGCGTTTCCTGGTTGCACCACTGA